One window from the genome of Bdellovibrio sp. NC01 encodes:
- a CDS encoding NADH:flavin oxidoreductase, whose translation MDSLFRPFELKTLKLRNRFVMAPMTRVFSPNGIPTNDVADYYQRRAAGEVGLILSEGTVINRVPSSNEKNIPHFYGDAALAGWKHVIEKVHQARGAMAPQIWHMGVQPNSQSGWSPNKPFEGPSALMGSGKPNGVAMTNEDIENTIAAYAQAAADSKRLGFDAVEIHGAHGYLIDQFLWDRTNTRTDKWGGKSLAERNRFAVETVKAVRKAVGEDFPVILRLSQWKPADYSFKLAQTPQEMESWLQPLATAGVDIFHCSQRRFWEPEFAGSDLNFAGWAKKITGKATISVGSVGLSGEFTGAFKGEGSEAQALDQLLAKFDKKEFDLIAVGRALLADPDWVVKIKEGRNSELKGFNRDDLKKLY comes from the coding sequence ATGGATTCTTTGTTCAGACCGTTTGAATTAAAAACTTTAAAATTAAGAAACCGTTTTGTGATGGCACCGATGACTCGCGTGTTTTCACCAAACGGTATTCCTACAAATGACGTCGCTGATTATTATCAACGTCGTGCTGCCGGTGAAGTCGGCCTTATTCTTTCAGAAGGGACCGTGATTAACCGTGTGCCTTCTTCGAATGAAAAGAACATCCCGCACTTTTATGGCGATGCCGCACTGGCAGGTTGGAAGCATGTGATCGAAAAAGTTCACCAAGCTCGCGGTGCGATGGCTCCGCAAATCTGGCACATGGGTGTGCAACCTAATTCACAATCGGGTTGGTCGCCTAATAAACCATTTGAAGGTCCTTCGGCTTTGATGGGATCTGGCAAACCAAATGGTGTCGCGATGACAAACGAAGATATCGAAAACACGATTGCAGCCTATGCCCAAGCTGCGGCTGATTCAAAACGTCTTGGTTTTGATGCGGTCGAGATTCATGGTGCCCACGGTTATTTGATTGATCAGTTCTTGTGGGATCGTACAAACACACGCACTGACAAGTGGGGTGGTAAATCCTTGGCCGAAAGAAATCGTTTTGCGGTTGAGACGGTCAAAGCCGTTCGTAAAGCAGTGGGCGAAGACTTTCCAGTTATTTTGCGTTTATCACAATGGAAACCAGCGGATTATTCTTTCAAACTCGCACAAACACCGCAAGAGATGGAGTCATGGTTACAACCATTGGCTACTGCAGGTGTTGATATTTTCCATTGTTCGCAACGTCGCTTCTGGGAACCAGAATTCGCAGGATCTGATTTGAACTTTGCTGGTTGGGCAAAAAAAATCACAGGCAAGGCAACAATCTCTGTGGGCTCTGTCGGTCTGTCTGGCGAGTTCACTGGGGCATTTAAAGGCGAAGGTTCCGAGGCGCAAGCGTTGGATCAGTTGCTGGCGAAGTTTGATAAAAAAGAGTTTGATTTGATCGCTGTCGGTCGTGCCTTATTGGCAGATCCAGATTGGGTTGTGAAAATCAAAGAAGGTCGCAACTCTGAACTCAAAGGTTTTAATCGCGACGACCTTAAGAAGCTCTACTAA
- a CDS encoding NHL repeat-containing protein, which yields MVRTGLLYLSCLLCTACALDFSLETKVIGNPSSVTEDVLPVGNFPMGAGDVKFKALAFFAILSNGNYLISDNYDPNCPLRSVTTTFTTITCFAVTDLMRVKVDSAGHVFAINANLEKIYKFDQDGNLLLSFGSPGTTNGLLSLPTDIDVDSSGNIYVLDRGLAPRIIKYDSSGNFLRTIGTYSPNGINGPQDFGIPESIAISASDYVFVGDFSAHLLTYDPSGNFVSRIKITNPVNFFFNTMMYDNSTSNFYANDLANTQTLKFNASGTILTQYDPTDLASAPSQSSKVGSELWVAEGNRLAVYSDTGTFLRETKNQGGLGVVTQLAMGPNYHFYFGSEDGYVKEYTYDGHFVRSLMTYAYISGLAVDPESGAIFISDAVNGTVTRYDADGTNPTVIASGGTGAADVSYPMGLLFKDGVLYVADAVHLRIQKFKADGTHLGSFGDTSGPGQMSAYPSHVAIDAQGRFVIATYSGGIYRYSAQETFIDSFGTHGSFGVESEINTPAGIVTDKDSNVYLLDAVDNKILKFDSNGNFVGKLGRPACGAPDCLDAPSGLIIDKWDNLYFADGNNGRISKFKTDGTVQSQ from the coding sequence ATGGTACGTACTGGCTTGCTATATCTATCCTGCTTACTGTGCACGGCGTGTGCGTTGGATTTCTCTTTAGAAACTAAAGTGATTGGCAATCCTTCATCTGTCACTGAAGACGTACTGCCTGTTGGAAATTTTCCAATGGGTGCAGGGGATGTGAAGTTTAAGGCGCTGGCGTTCTTTGCGATTCTTTCTAATGGCAATTATCTTATCAGCGATAACTATGATCCAAATTGTCCTTTACGCTCAGTAACTACGACATTTACGACGATCACATGTTTTGCGGTCACTGATCTTATGCGTGTGAAAGTGGATAGCGCAGGTCATGTTTTTGCGATCAATGCAAACTTAGAAAAAATATATAAGTTCGATCAAGATGGTAATCTTCTGTTAAGCTTTGGTTCGCCAGGGACTACGAACGGACTTCTGAGCCTTCCAACAGATATTGATGTTGATAGCAGCGGTAATATTTATGTTCTTGATCGTGGGCTTGCGCCAAGAATTATCAAATACGATTCTTCCGGAAACTTCCTTCGAACAATCGGAACGTACAGTCCTAACGGAATCAATGGCCCTCAGGATTTTGGAATACCAGAATCGATTGCCATCAGTGCCAGTGACTATGTGTTTGTGGGTGATTTCTCGGCCCATCTTTTGACTTATGATCCTTCAGGCAATTTTGTCAGTCGAATCAAAATTACCAATCCGGTGAATTTTTTCTTTAATACGATGATGTACGATAATTCGACTTCTAATTTTTATGCGAATGATTTGGCGAATACACAAACTTTAAAGTTTAATGCAAGCGGCACCATTCTAACACAGTATGATCCAACAGACTTAGCAAGCGCCCCCTCTCAGTCTTCAAAAGTCGGTTCAGAACTCTGGGTCGCAGAGGGCAATCGTCTTGCCGTCTATTCAGACACGGGAACTTTTTTGCGAGAGACCAAAAATCAAGGTGGCCTGGGCGTCGTAACACAATTAGCGATGGGACCAAACTATCATTTTTATTTTGGCTCTGAAGATGGATATGTCAAAGAATATACCTATGACGGTCACTTTGTTCGCTCGCTGATGACCTATGCGTATATCTCGGGTTTAGCTGTGGACCCTGAAAGTGGCGCAATATTTATTTCGGATGCTGTCAACGGTACGGTGACTCGATACGATGCCGACGGCACGAATCCAACAGTGATTGCTTCTGGCGGCACTGGGGCTGCGGATGTCAGTTATCCAATGGGTTTGTTATTTAAAGATGGTGTCCTGTATGTGGCGGATGCTGTTCATTTACGTATTCAAAAATTTAAAGCGGATGGAACTCATTTAGGTTCTTTTGGAGATACATCGGGACCAGGGCAGATGTCGGCTTATCCAAGTCATGTCGCCATTGATGCGCAGGGCAGGTTTGTGATCGCGACCTATTCTGGCGGAATTTATCGTTACTCCGCTCAGGAAACATTCATCGATAGTTTTGGTACCCATGGCAGCTTTGGCGTCGAAAGTGAGATCAACACGCCCGCTGGCATCGTGACCGATAAAGATTCAAACGTTTATTTGCTGGACGCCGTTGATAATAAAATTTTGAAATTCGACAGCAACGGAAATTTCGTCGGGAAGTTGGGTCGTCCTGCATGTGGAGCGCCCGATTGTTTAGATGCGCCGTCAGGCTTGATTATCGATAAGTGGGACAATTTGTATTTCGCCGATGGCAATAACGGGCGTATCAGTAAATTCAAAACCGACGGAACAGTTCAATCACAATAA
- a CDS encoding phosphatase domain-containing protein, producing the protein MKTPMFSLLFSLVLTSPAFAQSAYIISGFDDVLRQAENTGLVKAAIKIFEKDHGFTGMSVLYSEISKNERDPHFSLVSGIATWFENRVDSLLTREQFPSRRLYLRNWVTQMNLEKFKIDNVATIIDDHPGRKFIVIFDNSDASLTLADQLMNKFPAQILEVYLHQIIDKKIPSRAKAYHTAFDIAVNEYKNGRLDAGSVKNVADSILKENRLEALIPAYAVCPPNKTSTDFELPQEIEMLRGQVESHLATLCTLRKQ; encoded by the coding sequence ATGAAAACGCCTATGTTCTCGCTGTTATTCAGTTTAGTTTTGACCTCACCCGCGTTTGCGCAGTCAGCGTATATTATTAGCGGTTTTGATGATGTTCTTCGTCAGGCAGAAAACACGGGACTTGTAAAAGCAGCCATCAAGATTTTCGAAAAAGATCACGGCTTCACCGGGATGTCTGTTCTTTATTCCGAGATTTCAAAAAATGAACGTGATCCACATTTCTCTTTGGTGAGTGGGATTGCTACTTGGTTTGAAAATCGTGTTGACTCGCTATTGACGCGAGAACAGTTCCCGTCTCGTCGCTTGTATTTGCGTAATTGGGTCACGCAAATGAATTTAGAAAAGTTTAAAATTGATAACGTCGCGACAATTATTGACGATCATCCCGGTCGAAAATTTATTGTCATCTTTGATAACTCCGATGCCAGTCTGACTTTAGCTGATCAATTAATGAATAAGTTCCCAGCGCAAATCTTAGAAGTGTATCTTCATCAAATTATCGATAAAAAGATTCCTTCACGTGCAAAGGCTTATCACACAGCTTTCGATATCGCAGTGAATGAATACAAAAACGGTCGCTTGGATGCAGGCAGCGTAAAAAATGTTGCCGATTCCATTTTAAAAGAAAATCGCTTAGAAGCGTTGATCCCCGCTTACGCCGTCTGTCCACCAAACAAAACTTCGACGGACTTTGAGCTGCCACAGGAAATTGAAATGTTGCGCGGCCAAGTGGAAAGTCATTTGGCGACGCTTTGCACTTTACGAAAACAATAG
- a CDS encoding ABC transporter substrate-binding protein yields the protein MKIAISTFCMLLLSMSVFAAQVKTVTLVSMNIPPFMSPDIPENGAAIVGLREIFAKMGYELKVKFVPIQRTRNVGLEDKSIAGFFPSFVDDDFVQGMKLSKTVYKTPWVIIERKDNPIKWKTASDLLKYKGGNVGGYTLRSQVAPVFKAHPEALEDAPADAQNLMKLALKRIDYVFIDRNVFGFLVANDPNLRAHAQQLQINPKIVALNEYGVAFKTDKENAKIMEQFNKTATEEGFTQSVEAYIKRVQH from the coding sequence ATGAAAATAGCAATCAGTACATTTTGTATGCTCTTGTTAAGTATGTCCGTTTTCGCTGCACAAGTAAAAACGGTGACGTTGGTGTCGATGAATATTCCGCCGTTTATGAGTCCGGATATTCCAGAAAACGGTGCAGCCATTGTGGGTTTGCGCGAAATTTTCGCAAAGATGGGTTACGAGTTGAAAGTTAAATTCGTCCCGATTCAAAGAACACGCAATGTGGGGCTTGAAGATAAAAGTATTGCTGGTTTTTTTCCATCGTTTGTTGACGACGATTTCGTGCAAGGGATGAAGCTGTCTAAAACGGTTTACAAAACTCCGTGGGTGATCATTGAGCGCAAAGACAATCCGATTAAATGGAAAACAGCCAGTGATCTTTTGAAGTATAAAGGTGGCAACGTAGGTGGTTACACTTTGCGTTCGCAGGTAGCCCCAGTCTTTAAAGCGCATCCTGAAGCTTTGGAAGATGCTCCAGCCGATGCGCAAAATCTGATGAAGCTTGCGCTAAAACGCATTGATTATGTGTTCATTGATCGCAATGTTTTTGGTTTTTTAGTGGCGAATGATCCGAACTTACGTGCTCACGCGCAGCAGTTGCAAATCAATCCAAAAATTGTTGCGCTGAACGAATATGGCGTCGCATTCAAGACGGATAAAGAAAACGCCAAAATCATGGAGCAATTTAATAAGACGGCGACAGAAGAAGGCTTCACTCAAAGCGTTGAAGCCTACATCAAAAGAGTGCAACACTAA
- a CDS encoding ABC transporter substrate-binding protein, whose protein sequence is MKFVLAIEVRHIARMRLQTGLYFLGIILSAGVASAQPAATPLVVAIPEGLAAPMLFVKEGSQPTGIVVDISKSIAKELGREPELMLLTHYRLHDSLTSGRADILCFANPSWGKNADAYNWSKPMFAKREVILGPSPAPADVSGFTGKTIGTVLNYTYPKLDKLFAAKSITREDSYGETANLLKLEKGRLQYAITDETVLDYFKQTHPDIEKNRQRFPLQDYAISCNMNRKSTIKIKDLNRAIERLKNSGRFDQIFKSYGTRFEPL, encoded by the coding sequence TTGAAATTTGTCTTAGCAATCGAAGTACGGCACATTGCGCGCATGCGTTTGCAAACGGGTCTTTATTTTCTTGGAATAATTTTGAGCGCGGGGGTTGCGTCGGCGCAGCCTGCGGCGACTCCATTGGTTGTAGCAATTCCTGAAGGACTTGCAGCACCTATGCTCTTCGTCAAAGAGGGCTCACAACCAACAGGTATCGTGGTTGATATTTCTAAATCAATTGCCAAAGAGTTGGGGCGTGAGCCTGAGTTGATGTTGTTAACTCATTATCGTTTGCACGACAGTTTGACTTCAGGTCGGGCCGATATTCTGTGTTTTGCTAATCCATCTTGGGGCAAGAATGCGGATGCCTATAACTGGTCAAAACCCATGTTTGCAAAGCGCGAAGTCATCTTAGGCCCAAGCCCAGCGCCCGCTGATGTCAGTGGTTTTACAGGCAAGACGATCGGGACTGTTTTAAATTACACTTATCCGAAATTAGATAAATTGTTTGCGGCGAAATCTATTACACGCGAAGACTCGTACGGCGAAACAGCAAATCTATTGAAGCTTGAAAAAGGCCGCTTGCAGTATGCAATCACGGATGAAACTGTTTTGGATTATTTCAAACAGACTCATCCCGATATCGAAAAAAATCGCCAGCGCTTTCCGCTTCAGGACTATGCGATTTCATGCAATATGAATCGCAAAAGTACGATTAAAATTAAAGATCTGAATCGCGCCATTGAGCGTTTAAAAAACTCAGGACGATTCGATCAAATTTTTAAAAGCTACGGCACAAGGTTTGAACCCCTTTAG
- a CDS encoding DUF1304 domain-containing protein has product MNNISNIFVALVCFIHWYIVVLEMFLWTKPFGLKTFRMTLEKAKDTAVLAANQGLYNGFLAAGLLWSLLHPEPEFSFQLKLFFLGCVLIAGIYGAITVGKKILYVQAMPALIGLILVWLSAH; this is encoded by the coding sequence ATGAATAACATTTCTAACATCTTTGTCGCGCTGGTTTGTTTCATTCATTGGTATATTGTTGTCCTTGAAATGTTCTTATGGACGAAACCTTTTGGTTTAAAGACATTCAGAATGACTTTGGAAAAAGCCAAAGACACAGCAGTTCTTGCCGCGAATCAAGGTCTTTACAACGGCTTTCTTGCTGCAGGTTTGTTGTGGAGTTTGCTACACCCCGAGCCTGAGTTTAGCTTTCAACTGAAGCTTTTCTTTTTAGGCTGTGTTTTGATTGCCGGCATTTATGGCGCCATCACGGTGGGGAAAAAGATTCTTTACGTCCAAGCGATGCCGGCTCTTATTGGACTGATTTTAGTGTGGTTGTCGGCGCACTAA
- the rsgA gene encoding ribosome small subunit-dependent GTPase A — MNAKSFPHSWGWSPFFDAYLESQPHWHIARVINQEKGLYKIQTSDDETLLAQLSGKLSYSTTNPLAFPAVGDWIQYSFNSGDERAMIQQVLERRTCFYRGSEQVIAANVDVAFIVTSANAEMNLNRLDRYLTLCWESKAQPVIVLSKIDLCENSQTLVAEIEQRHVGVDVLAVSLQQPQTLLQLNKYLLPGQTVVLMGSSGVGKSSLANALMGGEVALTGAIRDDDQKGRHTTTSRQTYRLAGGALLMDTPGMRSLALGSHEEGLEHQFSDIVELAQSCRFSDCQHETEPGCAIRAALDSGDVDQGRWLSFLKLQREVLHEKMKEDHALLEQQRNKWKKISKDLRVRIKQKARGQV; from the coding sequence GTGAACGCGAAATCATTTCCTCATTCGTGGGGATGGTCACCTTTTTTCGATGCTTACTTAGAGTCACAGCCACATTGGCATATTGCTCGAGTCATCAATCAGGAAAAAGGACTTTATAAAATTCAAACTTCTGATGATGAGACTTTATTGGCTCAACTCAGCGGTAAATTGTCATATTCAACAACGAATCCTCTCGCGTTTCCGGCGGTTGGCGATTGGATTCAATATTCTTTTAATTCGGGCGATGAGCGCGCGATGATTCAACAGGTGCTTGAACGACGCACTTGTTTTTATCGTGGTTCGGAACAAGTTATTGCTGCAAATGTCGATGTCGCTTTCATTGTGACGTCGGCCAATGCTGAAATGAATTTGAATCGTCTGGATCGTTATTTAACTTTGTGCTGGGAAAGTAAGGCACAGCCCGTGATTGTGTTAAGCAAGATTGATCTGTGCGAAAACTCACAAACACTTGTTGCAGAAATTGAACAGCGTCACGTCGGCGTGGATGTGCTTGCTGTCAGTCTTCAGCAGCCACAAACGCTGTTGCAGCTAAATAAATATCTGCTACCGGGACAAACAGTGGTGCTCATGGGTTCATCGGGTGTCGGGAAGTCTTCACTTGCAAATGCTTTGATGGGTGGAGAAGTCGCTCTGACGGGTGCTATTCGTGACGATGATCAAAAAGGTCGTCACACGACAACGTCACGACAGACGTATCGCCTGGCAGGCGGAGCTCTGCTTATGGATACACCAGGCATGCGTTCGCTCGCACTGGGGTCGCATGAAGAGGGGCTTGAGCATCAGTTCTCTGACATCGTGGAGCTCGCGCAAAGCTGTCGTTTCAGTGACTGCCAGCATGAAACGGAGCCCGGTTGTGCTATTCGTGCGGCTTTGGATTCTGGCGACGTCGATCAAGGCCGTTGGTTGAGCTTCCTAAAGCTGCAGCGAGAAGTTTTGCACGAGAAAATGAAAGAAGATCATGCGCTTCTCGAACAACAGCGCAACAAATGGAAGAAGATCTCTAAGGATCTTCGCGTCCGTATCAAGCAAAAAGCGCGGGGACAAGTGTGA